The Streptomyces uncialis genomic interval AGGGCGGCATCCAGGAGCGACTGGGTCGGCTCACCGCTGTCCCGGGCTGGCCTGCGGCGGCGACCAACGATCCGGACACCGCACGCGCCGCGCTGACCCAATTGGTCACCGCCGCCGTCCACCGGTACGCCGCTCATGGACACGGCCAGCCGGTGATGCTGGTGCACGCCGCGACCGCCCCGAACGCGGTCCTGCGAGCACTGCCGGCGCTTTCCCGTGACCTGTGGCCGCCCTCGCTGGCCGCCGCGTGGGCCGCCAGTGCGGCGGTGACCGCCGCCTACACGGCCCCGACCCCGGCCGCGTACCCCTCCGCGGGAGGGGCGACCCCGCAGGAGATGTTCGAGCGGGCCGCCGCTCATGGGGACGACCACACCATCAAGTTCACCGACACCGCCCTCGATGTGGGCGATCCGCAGGCTCTGGCCGCTGCGCGCCGCGCGATCGACCTCAATGAACCGATCTTCTGACCGGTGGCCGCTTCAACCGCGATCGAAGCGGCCACCTGGGCACAGCGGGTGGCCGCTTCGATGTGACGCGCGGACCGCCGGAAGAGCATCGGAGAGCAGCCCCACCCTCTACGCCCCGCCCGCGCACTGCTGACGGTTCAGCCGAACTGCACCGACCGCTTCGCCAGCCCCATCCAGAAGCCGTCGATCACGCTGCGCTGCGTATCGAGGTCACCGGCCGCGTCGGCGGCGCCCATCGCGACGAACAGCGGGGCGAAGTGTTCGGTACGGGGGTGGGCCAGTGCGCCCGCCGGGGACTTGACCGTGAAGTCAAGGAGGCCGTCGACATCGCCCGAGTCCAGCGCACGGTGTCCCCAGTCGTCGAACTCGACGGACCACCCGGGCACCCCTCCCGGGTGGCGCAGCGCGGCGAGGTTGTGCGTGAAGAAACCACTGCCGACGATCAGAACGCCCTCGTCCCGCAGAGGCGCCAGCTTCCGGCCGATCTCCAGCAGCTTGCGGGGATCGAGGGTCGGCATGGAGACCTGGAGGACGGGGATGTCGGCGTCCGGGTACATCTCGACCAGGGGCACGTAAGCGCCATGGTCGAGGCCACGGTCCGGGATGTCCTGCACAGGCATGCCGGGAGCGCGCAGCAGCCGTCGTACCGACTCCGCGAGCGCGGGGGCGCCTGGAGCGTCGTACCGGACCTGGTAGTAGCGGTCCGGGAAGCCCCAGAAGTCGTAGACGAGCGGGGTGGGCTCCACGGCGCCGAGCGCCAGTGGCGCCTCCTCCCAGTGGGCGGACACCATCAGGACAGCTTTGGGGCGCGGCAGCCCGGACGACCAGGCGGCGAGCTGGCCCGGCCATAGAACGTCGTCGGCGAGCGGGGGCGCCCCGTGGCTGAGGTAGAGGGCAGGCATGCGGTCAGCCGAACGGTTCTCCTGATGGCCGATGAGGGTGTTCATGGCGGCGACTCCGGCGCGGGTGAGGGGGTACGGCTTGCGATGTACTTGAAGTCTCAATCTTTCCGTTCCAGGGAAGACTACGTCGACTTTGTTTAAGATTCAAGAAGAAGCTCGTAGAGTGGGTGGTATGACGACGGCACCCTCATCAGTAACCACACCGTCCGCTCCTCCCGCGCCCGCATCGCCCCTCGCCGAGCAGCCGCCCGACGCACCGACTGCCACCGAGCCGCCCCAGACGGGCGACGACGCCACCCCGGCCGTGCAACCCCGGTGGCTCGATGCGGACGAACAGCGGGTCTGGCAGGCCTACCTCAGTGCGACGACGCTCCTGGACGACCACCTCGACCGGCAGCTCCAGCGCGACGCGGGCATGCCTCACGTCTACTACGGCTTCCTCGTGCAGCTCTCGGAGGCACCTCGGCGGCGGCTGCGGATGACCGAGATGGCAAGGGCAGCCAAGATCACGAGATCGCGGCTCTCCCACGCCATCGCCCGCCTGGAGAGGAACGGATGGGTCACCCGTGAGGACTGTCCGTCGGACCGGCGCGGACAGTTCGCGGTGCTGACCGATCAGGGGTACGAGGTGTTGAGGCGTACGGCGCCGGGCCACGTCGAGGCGGTCCGGCAGGCCCTGTTCGACCGGCTCACCCCCGCACAGCAGAAGACCCTCGGCGAGATCATGGAGATCGTCGCCGAGGGACTCCAGCCCTTGGACGCGGGGGCGGACCTGCCCTGGCTGCGCTGACCCCATCGACCAACCGGGGCACCCGGGACTCGCCGATAGTTGTTGTACCCGCGAACGCGACAGCACGTGTGTCGACACGTCGACAGAGCACGGCAGCCGCCTCCGACGGGCCGGGCACCAGGAAAGTCGGCGCCCCAGGTCCGTCGAACCGGTGTCGACGCGTACGACGAGCCCGGCGTCCCCATGGGATGTCGCGTGTCCGCGATGGTCCTCTTGATGTCCTCCTCTGTCCTCTGTCCTCTGTCCTCTTACTCGGGTAACTAGGACACGCAGAGGACACGTACCGAAGTAGGTGGAGCGGCAGGGATTCCGGGCGGCAGCAGGAAACACGTCGGCTGCCTCACGCCGGAGGGTGGCGGTCCGAGACGGACCGCCACCCTCACCGCCACTCCCGTAGACGGACCCCGGCGGCCACGCGGGGCCGACCGAAGGGCCGCCACCCGCGCTGGGAACCAGGTCACGCGCAGCCCGGGGCACCGCACGTGACCTGTACGGTCAGTGCGCGATCACCGGCACCTTCACGGCGTCCTCGGCGCCGTCCGTCCCGGAACCGTCGTCGCTGTCGGACGCACCGGTCGCGTCGGGGCTGCCCGCGTTCACCATCGTCAGCGCGATGAGCGCGGCGGCGACCAGGATGCCGACGGCGAACCAGATCGCACTCGTGTAGCCCTCGACCATGGAACGCAGCTGGACGAGGCGCATGGCCGACTCCGAGGTGGCGGAGCCCGCGTGGTCCGTGAGGTACGCGGTCGTGGCGGAAGCGGCCACGGTGTTCAGGAGCGCCGTGCCGACGGCCCCGCCGACCTGCTGCGAGGTGTTCACCATCGCGGAGGCGACACCCGCGTCACGCGGCTCGACGCCGTAGGTCGCGAGGGACATGGCGGGCATGAACG includes:
- a CDS encoding dioxygenase family protein; protein product: MPALYLSHGAPPLADDVLWPGQLAAWSSGLPRPKAVLMVSAHWEEAPLALGAVEPTPLVYDFWGFPDRYYQVRYDAPGAPALAESVRRLLRAPGMPVQDIPDRGLDHGAYVPLVEMYPDADIPVLQVSMPTLDPRKLLEIGRKLAPLRDEGVLIVGSGFFTHNLAALRHPGGVPGWSVEFDDWGHRALDSGDVDGLLDFTVKSPAGALAHPRTEHFAPLFVAMGAADAAGDLDTQRSVIDGFWMGLAKRSVQFG
- a CDS encoding MarR family winged helix-turn-helix transcriptional regulator, whose product is MTTAPSSVTTPSAPPAPASPLAEQPPDAPTATEPPQTGDDATPAVQPRWLDADEQRVWQAYLSATTLLDDHLDRQLQRDAGMPHVYYGFLVQLSEAPRRRLRMTEMARAAKITRSRLSHAIARLERNGWVTREDCPSDRRGQFAVLTDQGYEVLRRTAPGHVEAVRQALFDRLTPAQQKTLGEIMEIVAEGLQPLDAGADLPWLR